The DNA segment GCCGTCGCAAGCCTGACGTCAGGGCGCGTCCACCGGCGCGCCAGGCGCCTCCGTGGTCGCGGTGCTCGCCGCGCCCGCCGCGCGCCCCTCGAGGTCGACGAGCTGTACGCGCGGGCCCTGAAAACGCCCTCGCACCGAGGTGAGCCACAGCAGCCCGAGCGCCGCGGCGAGCCCGGCGAGCACGCCGCCCGCGCCCAGGTTGGGCGGGAGGCTGCACACCACCAGCACGCCGACGCACCAGAGGGCCGCCGCGCCGCCTATGGGGACGCTGAGCCGCCCGAGGTGGAACGGCCCGCGCCGGGTCAGGCGGCCCCGCAGGCGCGCGCGCACGCCGAGCGCGATGGGCAGGCCGTAGCTCACGTAGAGGCCCATCGTGGCGACCTGCACGGCCAGCGCGAACACGCGCTCGCGCACGAGCGACGACACCAGCACGAACCCGAGAGAGATCGAGGCCACGGTGAAGATCGCGGCGACGGGCGTCTTGGTCGAGGCCGCCACCGTCGCGAGCTGCCGCGAGAGCGGCACGCCGCCATCACGCGCGAACGCGTAGAGGGTACGAGACGCGCTCGTGAGGCTCGACAGGCCGCAGAACCACATGGCCACCAAGGCGAGCCCCATGCCGAGCGAACCCCCCTGCGGGCCGAGCGCGTGGCGGAGCACGAACAGCGCCGCGTGGTCGTCGGCCGCGGCGGTCGGCAGGTCGTGGATCGAGAGGGTGAGGGCGACGACGAGGGCGTAGCCGAACACCGAGCTCACGAGCACGGCCGAGAGGATGCCCATCGGCGAGCCGCGCGCCGGATCACGGGTCTCTTCGGCGAGGTGCGCCGACGCGTCGTAGCCGGTGAACGTGAAGAGGCTCAGGATGAGCGCGTTGCCGAAGCCCATCGCGGCGTCGCCGTCGGGCCGGTTCGTCGAGGCCGTCACCAGGAAGCTCGGCGGGCGCTTGTCGGCGAACATGAGCAGGGCCACGACGAGCGCGACGACCCCGGCGATGTGCACCACCGCGGAGAGATCGTTCAGCTTGGCCACCGCGCCGGTGGAGAACGCGTTGAGCCCGGCGTGGGTCGCGAGCACGACGGTGAACAGCGCGAGCGGGTGCACGCCGGTGAGCGCGGCGAGCTCGCGCGCGAAGCCGTAGTCGATGGCCGCCACGATCGCGAACTGCCCCACCAGGTTCATCGCCGCCGTGAACCAGCCGAAGCCGGGCCCACCGAGGAGGGCGGACCAGTGGTAGAGCGCTCCGGCCGTTGGGAACGCGCTCGACAGCTCCGCGAGGGCGAGCGCGACCACGACGGTGCCGAACGAGACGAGCGGCCAGCCGAGCCCCACACCTCGCGGCCCGCCCGGCCCGAGGGCGTCGCTGAAGGTCGTCAGGATGCCCGTAAGCACGCTGATGATCGAGAAGCTCAGCGCGAAGCTCGAGAAGCCCCCCATCGCCCGGAGGAGATCCTGCCCGTAGCCGAGCGCCGCGAGCTCGGCCTCGTCGTTGCGCTCGCCCCGCCCCTCGTCGCGCCCCATGCTGCACCGTAGCGTGAAGCTGTCATCGAAACGCGCACTTCGGCCGAGAAGGTGGGTAGGGGCGCTTCTGTGGGCTCTGCCACCCGAAAGAGGTGGCAACTTGGCCGGCTTTTGGGTTTAGTCGGCGGGTGGCGGAAGCAAGACCTGCGGTGAAGAAGGCGAGCGCACCCTCGCGCCCCGCGCCCAGCGGCGCGCGGCTCACGAACGCCGTTCGATCCGCCCGGGGAATCTCTCTGCTCGCGTCGTTCCCGCTCGCCTTGTTGGGTCTGGTGTCGGTCTTCGGCTATGCGACGGGCAATTTCACCGCGCGCCTGGTCGTGGCGGCCGTGCTCTTGCTCGGGCTGCCGCTGTTCGTCGCCGACAAGCTGCTCGCTCGCCTGAAGGGCATCACCGATCGACTCGGCGCCGTCGCCGACGTGTGCGCGGGCTTCTGGATCCTCCTGGCCTGGGTGTTCATCGCCGCCGCGCCCGGAGCGCTCGTGAACGAGGGCGATCGGCAGAC comes from the Myxococcales bacterium genome and includes:
- a CDS encoding amino acid permease, giving the protein MGRDEGRGERNDEAELAALGYGQDLLRAMGGFSSFALSFSIISVLTGILTTFSDALGPGGPRGVGLGWPLVSFGTVVVALALAELSSAFPTAGALYHWSALLGGPGFGWFTAAMNLVGQFAIVAAIDYGFARELAALTGVHPLALFTVVLATHAGLNAFSTGAVAKLNDLSAVVHIAGVVALVVALLMFADKRPPSFLVTASTNRPDGDAAMGFGNALILSLFTFTGYDASAHLAEETRDPARGSPMGILSAVLVSSVFGYALVVALTLSIHDLPTAAADDHAALFVLRHALGPQGGSLGMGLALVAMWFCGLSSLTSASRTLYAFARDGGVPLSRQLATVAASTKTPVAAIFTVASISLGFVLVSSLVRERVFALAVQVATMGLYVSYGLPIALGVRARLRGRLTRRGPFHLGRLSVPIGGAAALWCVGVLVVCSLPPNLGAGGVLAGLAAALGLLWLTSVRGRFQGPRVQLVDLEGRAAGAASTATTEAPGAPVDAP